In Marispirochaeta aestuarii, the following proteins share a genomic window:
- a CDS encoding ATP synthase subunit C, whose protein sequence is MDVRKKFRQQVSMRLMIMVIVMAIISLVSVTGLFADTDQAASAEAAAAVDPGVQQFGLIAAALAFGLGAIGAGIAISHVGAAAMGAIGEKPEIAGQALIFIALAEGLVVFGFITALMILGKI, encoded by the coding sequence ATGGATGTACGAAAGAAATTCAGACAACAGGTTTCAATGCGGCTGATGATAATGGTCATCGTTATGGCAATTATCAGTCTGGTATCCGTGACAGGGCTTTTTGCCGATACCGATCAGGCGGCATCAGCAGAAGCTGCAGCGGCGGTTGACCCGGGGGTCCAGCAGTTCGGACTCATAGCCGCGGCCCTGGCCTTCGGTCTCGGGGCCATAGGTGCGGGGATCGCTATAAGCCATGTCGGTGCGGCAGCCATGGGCGCCATTGGGGAGAAGCCTGAGATTGCAGGCCAGGCCCTGATCTTCATCGCCCTGGCCGAGGGACTCGTGGTCTTCGGGTTTATTACCGCCCTGATGATTCTGGGAAAGATTTAA
- a CDS encoding V-type ATP synthase subunit I yields MFTSTMRHLTAVVLRRDSEAVSRELLKVGLLDFVRIEEFLPEGASSFERGSEAEKGGEKSASRLRDDRLRIENLTSSMPGFSLKTAPLSLETVPDLDIDEIENGLNHLAAGLQEIRNRQRELNQELMKLDDLWHHFELPGEGPDPGGIEKLARREDSFISVRTGSIVPGFRVQARERIHRFPSVLMDLPEREGRLPLMVISLRRDSREILSILEEYGWREEKLPEAGGQKHHVEALKELESRKEALRKQQQAAAEEYKGMLEDKRSRLQEQWVSLAVHEKLIQIRSNFSHTERTVLFTGWVPADKTSSLEAVIRKASNSRCWIEWHEAGEVRTSTGGKVPAPVELHNPGFLKPFEMLVENYAIPEYGSVDPTPFVAVAFLSMFGLMFADAGQGLVLILIGLLGPRLIPGIAGKMRRLFTLIAYCGAAAVVSGTLFGSWFGRPWLPPLWFNYHALVSGHSSGNPAVRSVYDILFITIVFGIAVLATGLLLNWINLFKKRDWFSLTFEKGGILGAWIYAWGIYAAFFFAGSGYRELPSDAVLLAGFGIPALLLFFKHPIHRLRHRTKGAGLGFTAIMTFLMEWIVELLEIFSGYLANTLSFMRVAGLGIAHVSLMTAFDQIASMASPSGSFSFWSLLILLTGNILVITLEGLSAGIQSLRLNYYEFFSKYFTGSGRAYAPISLRSSM; encoded by the coding sequence ATGTTTACCTCAACCATGCGGCATCTTACCGCTGTAGTGCTGCGCAGGGATTCCGAGGCGGTTTCCAGAGAACTCCTGAAGGTCGGTCTTCTTGATTTTGTCCGGATAGAGGAGTTCCTCCCTGAAGGAGCTTCGTCGTTTGAGAGGGGCTCCGAGGCTGAAAAGGGCGGAGAAAAATCCGCCTCCCGACTCAGGGACGACCGGCTCAGGATCGAGAATCTGACCTCCTCAATGCCGGGTTTCTCCCTGAAAACAGCCCCCTTGAGCCTTGAGACGGTACCGGATCTCGATATTGATGAAATTGAAAACGGTCTTAACCATCTTGCCGCAGGCCTGCAGGAGATCAGGAACCGTCAGCGGGAACTGAACCAGGAGCTGATGAAGCTGGATGACCTCTGGCATCATTTCGAGCTGCCCGGGGAAGGGCCTGATCCCGGGGGTATAGAAAAGCTTGCCCGGCGGGAGGATTCCTTCATATCCGTCAGGACCGGCAGCATCGTACCGGGCTTTCGGGTGCAGGCCCGGGAGCGTATCCACCGCTTTCCCTCGGTTCTGATGGACCTGCCGGAAAGGGAGGGGCGTCTTCCCCTGATGGTCATCTCTCTGCGAAGGGACTCCCGGGAGATCCTTTCGATCCTCGAAGAGTACGGCTGGCGGGAGGAAAAGCTTCCGGAGGCCGGCGGGCAGAAGCATCACGTTGAAGCCCTCAAGGAGCTTGAGTCCCGGAAGGAGGCGCTCCGTAAGCAGCAGCAGGCTGCGGCTGAAGAGTATAAAGGTATGCTGGAGGATAAGCGTTCCCGTCTGCAGGAACAGTGGGTAAGCCTGGCGGTACACGAAAAGCTTATTCAGATCAGGTCGAACTTTTCCCATACAGAACGAACCGTCCTTTTTACCGGCTGGGTCCCGGCTGACAAAACCTCATCCCTGGAAGCGGTGATACGGAAAGCGTCGAACTCCCGCTGCTGGATCGAATGGCACGAGGCCGGTGAGGTCCGGACTTCCACGGGAGGAAAGGTCCCGGCACCTGTGGAGCTTCATAATCCCGGTTTCCTGAAACCCTTCGAGATGCTGGTGGAGAATTATGCCATCCCCGAGTACGGTTCGGTGGACCCCACTCCCTTTGTGGCCGTGGCTTTTCTGAGCATGTTCGGTCTGATGTTCGCCGATGCGGGGCAGGGCCTTGTCCTGATATTGATCGGACTCCTGGGGCCCCGTCTGATTCCGGGAATTGCCGGTAAGATGCGCCGGCTCTTTACCCTCATTGCCTATTGCGGTGCTGCGGCGGTTGTTTCGGGTACCCTTTTCGGTTCCTGGTTCGGCCGTCCCTGGCTGCCGCCTCTCTGGTTCAATTATCATGCCCTGGTCTCTGGTCATTCCAGCGGAAACCCTGCCGTACGGTCGGTCTACGATATTCTCTTCATTACCATTGTTTTCGGCATAGCGGTACTGGCCACGGGGCTCCTTTTGAACTGGATCAATCTGTTCAAAAAGCGGGACTGGTTCTCCCTGACCTTTGAAAAGGGAGGAATCCTCGGGGCCTGGATCTACGCATGGGGTATATACGCCGCCTTCTTCTTTGCCGGCAGCGGCTACAGGGAGCTTCCGTCGGATGCGGTACTGCTGGCAGGTTTTGGCATACCGGCGCTGCTTCTTTTCTTCAAGCACCCGATCCACCGGCTGCGCCACAGGACAAAGGGGGCCGGCCTGGGGTTTACCGCGATCATGACCTTTCTGATGGAGTGGATTGTGGAACTGCTGGAGATTTTTTCCGGTTACCTGGCCAACACCCTCTCCTTCATGCGGGTTGCGGGCCTCGGTATCGCCCACGTCAGCCTTATGACAGCCTTTGACCAGATTGCCTCAATGGCCTCCCCGTCGGGCTCATTCTCTTTCTGGTCCCTGCTGATCCTGCTGACGGGCAATATTCTGGTAATCACCCTGGAAGGCCTCTCTGCGGGTATTCAATCCCTGAGGCTGAACTATTACGAGTTTTTCTCTAAATATTTTACCGGTTCGGGAAGGGCCTATGCCCCGATCTCCCTCCGGAGCAGCATGTAA
- a CDS encoding V-type ATP synthase subunit F has product MNYFLIGDEDAVLGFAMVGVPGRVAGTAAEAESAFNEAISSGETGIIIITEDAADLIRTRIDRYIFSEHFPLIVEIPGRRGRDPERPALREMVNKAIGINLS; this is encoded by the coding sequence ATGAATTATTTCCTGATCGGTGATGAGGATGCGGTCCTCGGTTTTGCCATGGTCGGTGTTCCCGGAAGGGTAGCCGGGACAGCTGCAGAGGCAGAGTCGGCTTTTAACGAAGCTATCTCCTCCGGAGAGACCGGTATAATCATCATCACCGAGGATGCCGCGGATCTGATCCGCACCCGGATAGACCGGTATATCTTCAGCGAGCATTTCCCCCTGATTGTGGAGATCCCCGGCCGCAGGGGAAGGGACCCGGAACGTCCTGCTCTGCGGGAGATGGTGAACAAAGCCATCGGCATCAATCTTTCCTGA